The sequence below is a genomic window from Clostridium sp. BJN0001.
TACTATCTTTTTAAATTCAAATGTATAAAATGGTTCTCTTATATAATCTGTAACTTTAAAATTTTCTTTAAGATTTTCTATCATAGCAATATCTTTTATGTTTAATATTCCTATAATATTATCAATTGTCTCATCATAAACAGGAATCCTTGAAAACTGCTCATTTTTTATAACATCAAGCACTTCATCATACGTAGATTCCTTGTCTATTGCGATAACATCAACTCTCTGAACCATTACATCCTTAACTTGAAGATCAACAAAATCAAATACGTTGAAAATCATTTCCTTTTCAACGTATTCAAGAACACCTTCCTCTTCACTAACGCCTACCATTGTCTTCAATTCCTCTTCTGTAATAGACGTTTCATCTGATTGAGGTCTGCCTCCTAAAAGCCTTATAAATACCGCTGAAACTATATTAAAAATGTACACAAACGGAGTTAAAACTATAACTATATATTTTATAGGTCTTATTACTTTAAGACTTACTTTTTCACACATCTGCTTGGCAATTGATTTTGGAGTTATTTCACCAAAAATAAGTATAAGTATAGTCATAATTCCAGTTGCTATTCCAACCCCTCTACTCCCTGCAAGAGTAGTTGCAACTACAGTTGCAAGTGATGAAGCCAAAATATTTACAACATTATTTCCTATTAAAATTGCTCCTAATAGCTTATTTGGATTGTCTATAAGTTTTTCTACAAGTTTTGCATTCGGAACTTTCTCATCAACCATATGTCTTAATCTTATTTTGTTAATAGACATAAGTGCTGTCTCTGACATCGAAAAAAATCCAGATAATATTATTAAAACTATTAATATTAATATTTGTACCGTTAACGGACTGGGTTGCAAAAAAAATCACTCTCCTAAAAATATAAAAAATTAATTATTAGCTAATTGCTGTCTATATGTTATTGTAACCATTTTTTCAAATTTTTCATCTAGTGCAAGCTGAATCTTAGACTTATTAGAAAGAACTAATGTATAAATTACAAGTCCATTAATGTTTGTATTATAAAAACCTTTTTTAGAATACTGCTCATTTTTAGGTGTTTTATATACCTTTACTACTTGTTCTTTTAATATTTTCTTCTTTATTCTTCTTATGCTTGCATAATAAATTTTTGTTATTGTTATTGTTCCTTCAAACATTTCATATTCAAAATCTACATAAAATAAATAGCTTGAAATGAAAAGTAAAATTGCTCCTATTTCCATTGCTATTCCAACTACAATTGCAAGTACCAGCATTGGAAAACCTACTATCGCAAAAATAATTGCTAGTTTATGAAGCATTTTACAAAAACTTTTAGGTTTATCTGATGGTATAAATTGTTCAACTACTATTTCATCCACTCTTTTACGCCTCTCTTTTTTTACTTAAATAAAGTATCTACTTATATTATAGTATATCAAAAAATAAAACTTTCTCATAGATATATATTTAATAAGACTTTTCCATTTCCTTTATTTTTCTATAAAGAAAATGCTTTTTATGCTAAATTATGACTAAAAAAATATGTTTCCAATCCAAAATAGTAAAAAAATATGTACCGGATAAAAAATATAAAAAAGATACTTAAGCCCTATGCCTTTTTTATTATTATAAAATAATAAAAGAGGAAGTGCTCCTATCATCATCCATTGACATTGATCGTTAAAAAGACCCTTTCCTGACAAGATAGCACTTAGTAAAAAAATACTTGAAAACAATGTATATATAAGTGAAAATTTTATTTTATTTTCTTTTGTGTAATATAAAATAACTCCAAAAATAACAAAAATAAAACTTCCTTCACATAAAAGAATATTAGGAATCAAAGCGCTGAAAAACATAATTACATCTTTTAGATTTATAAACATTGATAATAATGCACATATTAATGTACTTATTATTTGAAATATAATAAACATTATTAAATATATATTACCTTTTTTCCTATTTTGCTTTCTTATATCAAATATACTACATAAAATTCCTATTAATAACAAAGTAACAAATATATTATTTGATATATACGTATATGGATTTTTATATAAATTATTACAAATAATATTCATAAGCGCCATTATAACTCCAAACATATACATTCTAGTAAGATATAATTTTCTATTATGAGTATAATAAACTCCCCATATCATGCAAAACATAAATACTGGAGCTGAAAGTCTTCCTATATAATGAAACCATATTGGAGTAAATGGAATAAATTCTGCTATATGGTCAACAAGCATTAATATAAGTGCTAGTATTTTTAATTGTGTTCCATTCATGCTTAATTTAATCAATCCTTTCATATGTATTATGCATCAATATACTACTCCTCTAAAAATTTATCCAAAATATTATTTATATATTTTTCACTCTTTTTTGATGGTATTGAGAATTTAGCCATCTTTTTTACCTGTGAATGATTAAAGTTTTTGCTGACATTTCTTACACATGAATCTCCACCTCTTGCTACATAAGTAGTAAATAAATATATATCTTTATCATTAAAATCATTTTCTTTTATAAACTCTTTCATTGCTGGAGGACAATTACTTGCCCAATTTGGGAATCCAAGTATAATTCTATCATATGTATTAGAATTAAAATTATATTCATTTAAAATGTTCTCTTTTTTAAAAAGAATCGACTTTATTCCTTTTAAATATCTAAATAATGGATCACTTGGTATTTCTTTTTTTGTTGTTATTTCTAAAATATCACATTCTAATTTTTTTGATATCATCTCAGAAACAAGTTTTGTCTGACCAGACACTGAATAATATACAACTATACTTTTCATTTTGAAATCCTCTTTCTAAATTAACATATTTTTTCATTTTTGATTATTATTATAATAAAATAATATATTTTTTCACATTATTAGGGATATATTTACTAATAAAAAATTATGCATTTTTTTATTGAATTTTTTCGAAATTAGGATTATAATAATAATCGGTTATTAACCATATAACCTCTCATAAATTCTCAATACCCTTTTATACCATAGTTGAAAGATGGATACCCACCATCTTTCTTTTTTTATTATAACGTAAAATAAAACGACTCGCATTAATAACAAGTCGTTTATTATTTTAAATTGATAATATAATCTATATTATTTTCTTATTTTAATTCTGGCCAATACTCTTTATTAGCTTCAATCATTTCATCTAAAATTTCTTTTGCTTTAGTTGTAGAAGGAATTGTTTTATTAAGTGCAAAAGCTTTTAACGCTTTATCATATGATTTTTCAATAGCTGCATCTACTAATAATGCTTCACAGGCATCCTGCTGCTCAATTAATCCTTTGTAGAATTTAGGAATTTCTCCAACTCTTACTGGTTCAGGTCCTCTTGATGTTATATAAGCAGGAACTTCTACCATTGCATCATCTGGTAGATTTTTAATTGTACCATTATTAGGCACCATTACTAATTGACGCGAACGTGAATCATTAGCTAATGATTCAACAACTTCTACAATAAATAATCCATGAACACCTACAAAGAACTGATTCAAATCAACTTCTTCACCTTTTTTATATGCGTTTGCAGCATCAAAAATATGTTTTTCTCGACCATTTATAACTTGTCTTGCTCTTGTATTATTTATGTCTTCATGTTCAAGTACTTTATCTGGAAATAAATAATACTGCATATATGTGTTAGGAAGATAATCTTTATATAAAGATACAATATATTTAGATGTTTCAAATGTACGTGCCCATGATGGCTCTTTAACTAGTGCATCTTTATAACTTGCTTCTGATAAATATCCGTACTTTTTAACATGTTCTTTCAATTTATCTGTCACATCAATTCCATTTTCTCTAACTTTTGTAAACCAGCCAAAATGATTAAGTCCAAAATAATCAACCTCTATATCTTGTAATTTGCATCCTAATATTTCAGCCATTCTTGCTTCAATTTCTACAGGCATATCACATATATTTAATATTCTAGCATTTGGTCTTAACTTTTGTGTCGCCTTAGCTACAATTGCAGCTGGATTTGAATAATTTACAATCCAATAATTTTTTGATGCATACTTTTCACAGTTATCAATTAATTCAACCATTGGATAAATTGTTCTCATTCCATAAGCCATTCCTCCTGCACCACATGTTTCTTGACCAATAACACCATGTTTAATCGAAATCTTTTCATCTACTTCTCTCATTTTTAATTTTCCAACACGCATTTGTGCCATAATAAAATCAGCATCTTTAAATGCCTCTTTGGGATCTATAGAAACTTTTAATGGAATTTCAGGTCCAAACTGTTTCATAACTTCTTTAACAATAATTGAAACATTATCCTGTCTTTCTTTATCTATATCATATAACCATAATTGGTCTATACCTATTTTTTCTTTTTGCATAAGTAAACTCTTAACTATTCCTGGAGTATAAGTACTTCCTCCACCACATATTACTATTTTTTTCTTCTTCATTTTTAATACCCCCATTTGTTTTTATATTTTAATTATGGATTATTTCTAAATTAATACAATAGATTCAAGGGTTTTGTGATATAAAGTAACAAAAAGAGCTTTAAAAATTAAATGCTCTGTTACTTTTAGTAACAATATAATATAATTTATTTGATGAATTTTTAACTAAGGGAGGCTTTTTTATATGCTATTAGATAAGATGAACGAGAAAAATCTTTTTAATCAAACAGAACAAGCAATTTCTGAATATCTAATAAAAAATATTGATAATATAGACGATTTAACAATTCATAAACTTGCAAAAGAAACATTTACTTCAAACACAACAATCATCAGATTTTGTCATAAACTAAATTTTTCAGGATTTAAAGATATGAAAATACAGTTAATAAAAGAATTAGAAAATTCATATAAGTTCCATAATAATATAAATTATAATTTGCCATTTAAAGAATCCGATTCGGTGAAAGATATTACATTAAAGCTTGCTGAATTATCAAAAGAAATTATTGATTTATCAAGTATTGAATTAAATCAAAAAGATCTTCAAAATGCTCTTGTAAAAATAAATGAAGCAGAAAGAATCTTTATTTTTGGAAAAGGAGATTCTTATATCAGTGCATTATACTTTGCTAATAATATGAAAAGAATCAACAAATATATAATTTTAGCTGATACTCTTCATTCAAGTGCATCAAATGTATTAAATATAAGAAAAAAAGATGTTGCTATTTTCTTAACTTATAGTGGCAATCATTATGATTATACAAAATATTCTATTTTGCTTAGAAAAAAAGGAATATTTTCTATTTTAATAACTTCAGCTAAAAAATCTATTTTAACTAATATCGTTAATTTAACTCTTTTTATTCCTAATCGCGAATCAATAGATTCAAAAATTGCTCCTTTTTCTTCTGAGCTTTCATTTACTTATATTCTAAATATTATATATTCATATATCTTTAAAGAAAACTATTACATAAATTATGAAAATACAAAAAAGAAAGAAAAAAATTCCCAGGAAATATTAAAAAATAATAAGTAATATAAAAATAATAGTGACATAGAGTTTTAATTTATAAAACTCTATGTCACTACTATTTTGGTGTCCTTGCCCGGATTCGAACCGGGGGCCTTCCCCTTAGGAGGGGGACGCTCTATCCAGCTGAGCTACAAAGACAAATAAAAAAATAAAATGCTGATTATTACATTAAAATTCAATGTAATTACTCTATCTATTACAGTATAGAAGAGAAGTCAACAATACTGATTGTATTATATTTAATCAGCATTGTCAACTTTAGACTTAGCTAGTTTAAGCTTTATATTTTTGTTTACTATATTTCTAATTGTATCAACTATTTTTGTTATACATGGGCCCGAAATTCCTATTATAAGAAGAGATATTACCCAGTATTTTAGTATTATTCTATTTAAACTGAATATGAATCTTCCAATTGGAGTTAAAAACGCAAGTAATATTATTCCAAACATTAACATACACAAAATAGTTTTAAACTTTGTAAGCGGTCTTGCTACTCTAAACAAAATAACTATACTTATTCCTGAGAACATTAAAAGCGCAAGTGTTCTACTATATCCAAGTGGAATTTTTCTATATAAACACATTATAAACATTCCAAGTGTAAAAGCTGCAAGTATTATTCCATTAGGAATACTTACTGTAAGAACTCTTCTTAAAAATCCTTTTTTTACTGCACCTTTACTTGGTAAAAGAGCTAAGAAAAATCCTGGTATCCCTATTGTACAGCTTCCTACAAGTGATAACTGTATTGGAAGTATCGGAAAAGGGATCATGAGTATTGAACAGATAAAAGCAAGAATAACTGAATAAACAGTCTTTGATAGAAATAGTTCTGCAACTCTTTCTACGTTGTTTATCTGTTTTCTTCCCTCTTCAACAACTTTTGGAAGTGCAGAAAAATCTGACTTCATTAAAACAAGCTGTGCAACTGCTTTTGTAGCATCGGAACCATTAGCCATTGCAATACCGCAATCTGATGCTTTTAGTGCAAGTACATCATTAACTCCATCTCCAGTCATTGCAACTGTATGCCCTAATTTTTTAAGTGCAATTACTATTCTTTTCTTTTGATGTGGAGTTACTCTTCCAAATATAGCTGTATTTTTTACAGTTCTAAGAAATTCATCTTCATCTTCTGGAAGCATTCCTGCATTTATGTATTTATCAGAATTTTTTACTCCGGCACGTCTTGCAACTTCTGCTACTGTAACTGGATTATCTCCTGATAGAATTTTAACATCAACAGAATGTTCATTAAAATATCTTAATGTTTCTTCTGCTTCGTCTCTTATGATATCTTCAATTACTATAATCGCTTCAGGTTCAACTATGCCTTCTAACTCCTCTGTTATAACATCTTTTTTAATATGTGCAAGAAGCAGAACTCTTTTCCCTTTTTTTGCCTCTTCATCAACAGAATCTCTAATTATTTCATAATTATTTTTTAATACTATTTCAGGTGCTCCAAGTACCCATGTACCTAATTTTTCAAATGTTGCTCCGCCCCATTTACGTTTTGATGAGAACGGAATCTTAGATATGCATTTATCACTTGTCTGAAAATCTGAATACTTATCTAATATCGCATTTTGAGTAGGATTTTTGCTTGGAAGGTTATTTACAAGTAAAGCAAGTACATTATCTATTGTCTCTTTCTTCTCTTTTCCTATATTCTTTATAGAGCTTAATTTTAGTTTTCCCTTAGTAAGGGTACCTGTTTTGTCAAGACATAATACATCTACTCTTGCAAGTATCTCTGTTGCACAGAGCTGCTGAACAAGTGTATCAAACTTAGACAGTTTTATTACTGCCACTATAAAAGTGGCGCTTGTGAGAAGTACAAGTCCTTCAGGAATCATTCCTATTATGCCTCCAACTGTACCAATAACAGCTGCCTGCCATGTTGTTCCTTTTATATTAAGCTGTGTTATAGTAAGAAGTATAGAAAGTGGAATTACTATCCATATTATTACTTTGAAAATTTTATTTATTGATGTCTGAAGCTCTGAATTAATTATTTTAAACTGTTTTGCCTCTTCTGCAAGACTTGATGAATATGTTTCTTTTCCAACTTTTGTTACTGAAATAAAACCTTCTCCTGCAACTACAAAACTTCCTGAATAAAGCTTATCCTTAGGATTTTTAAATATTGAATCAGATTCTCCTGTAAGCATCGATTCATCTATTTCTATTCCATCGCCATCAATAAATTCAGCATCTGCAAGTATCTGCATCCCTGATTCTATGTATAATATGTCTCCAAGAACTATTTTCTGTGCTGGAATTTCTATTATATGTCCGTTTCTAACAACTTTTGCTTTAGCTAAACTTATAACTGAAAGCTTTTCTAATATGTCTTTTGCTCTTACTTCCTGAGCAACTCCTATAATCGTATTTACTACTATTACTCCTACAAATAT
It includes:
- a CDS encoding hemolysin family protein, which gives rise to MSETALMSINKIRLRHMVDEKVPNAKLVEKLIDNPNKLLGAILIGNNVVNILASSLATVVATTLAGSRGVGIATGIMTILILIFGEITPKSIAKQMCEKVSLKVIRPIKYIVIVLTPFVYIFNIVSAVFIRLLGGRPQSDETSITEEELKTMVGVSEEEGVLEYVEKEMIFNVFDFVDLQVKDVMVQRVDVIAIDKESTYDEVLDVIKNEQFSRIPVYDETIDNIIGILNIKDIAMIENLKENFKVTDYIREPFYTFEFKKIVELFKEMKKTRNPMSVVLDEYGGTVGVVTIEDLVEEIVGEIEDEYDEDKKSLEVINKNEYVVDGSIRLNDLGDFLHMDLESEEFDSVGGIIIGELGRIPEKGEEVTIKDITYKVESVDKNRVKKVKVYVNREIENNEENDGDGND
- a CDS encoding TraX family protein → MKGLIKLSMNGTQLKILALILMLVDHIAEFIPFTPIWFHYIGRLSAPVFMFCMIWGVYYTHNRKLYLTRMYMFGVIMALMNIICNNLYKNPYTYISNNIFVTLLLIGILCSIFDIRKQNRKKGNIYLIMFIIFQIISTLICALLSMFINLKDVIMFFSALIPNILLCEGSFIFVIFGVILYYTKENKIKFSLIYTLFSSIFLLSAILSGKGLFNDQCQWMMIGALPLLLFYNNKKGIGLKYLFYIFYPVHIFLLFWIGNIFF
- a CDS encoding flavodoxin, which gives rise to MKSIVVYYSVSGQTKLVSEMISKKLECDILEITTKKEIPSDPLFRYLKGIKSILFKKENILNEYNFNSNTYDRIILGFPNWASNCPPAMKEFIKENDFNDKDIYLFTTYVARGGDSCVRNVSKNFNHSQVKKMAKFSIPSKKSEKYINNILDKFLEE
- a CDS encoding 6-phospho-alpha-glucosidase, which codes for MKKKKIVICGGGSTYTPGIVKSLLMQKEKIGIDQLWLYDIDKERQDNVSIIVKEVMKQFGPEIPLKVSIDPKEAFKDADFIMAQMRVGKLKMREVDEKISIKHGVIGQETCGAGGMAYGMRTIYPMVELIDNCEKYASKNYWIVNYSNPAAIVAKATQKLRPNARILNICDMPVEIEARMAEILGCKLQDIEVDYFGLNHFGWFTKVRENGIDVTDKLKEHVKKYGYLSEASYKDALVKEPSWARTFETSKYIVSLYKDYLPNTYMQYYLFPDKVLEHEDINNTRARQVINGREKHIFDAANAYKKGEEVDLNQFFVGVHGLFIVEVVESLANDSRSRQLVMVPNNGTIKNLPDDAMVEVPAYITSRGPEPVRVGEIPKFYKGLIEQQDACEALLVDAAIEKSYDKALKAFALNKTIPSTTKAKEILDEMIEANKEYWPELK
- a CDS encoding MurR/RpiR family transcriptional regulator; protein product: MLLDKMNEKNLFNQTEQAISEYLIKNIDNIDDLTIHKLAKETFTSNTTIIRFCHKLNFSGFKDMKIQLIKELENSYKFHNNINYNLPFKESDSVKDITLKLAELSKEIIDLSSIELNQKDLQNALVKINEAERIFIFGKGDSYISALYFANNMKRINKYIILADTLHSSASNVLNIRKKDVAIFLTYSGNHYDYTKYSILLRKKGIFSILITSAKKSILTNIVNLTLFIPNRESIDSKIAPFSSELSFTYILNIIYSYIFKENYYINYENTKKKEKNSQEILKNNK
- a CDS encoding cation-translocating P-type ATPase; this translates as MTLEDKKLKKFNIKGLNDEEVKRLIKDGKVNYIPKAPSRTIWQILRANLFTSFNLINIILAIVVIIAGSPKNSIFVGVIVVNTIIGVAQEVRAKDILEKLSVISLAKAKVVRNGHIIEIPAQKIVLGDILYIESGMQILADAEFIDGDGIEIDESMLTGESDSIFKNPKDKLYSGSFVVAGEGFISVTKVGKETYSSSLAEEAKQFKIINSELQTSINKIFKVIIWIVIPLSILLTITQLNIKGTTWQAAVIGTVGGIIGMIPEGLVLLTSATFIVAVIKLSKFDTLVQQLCATEILARVDVLCLDKTGTLTKGKLKLSSIKNIGKEKKETIDNVLALLVNNLPSKNPTQNAILDKYSDFQTSDKCISKIPFSSKRKWGGATFEKLGTWVLGAPEIVLKNNYEIIRDSVDEEAKKGKRVLLLAHIKKDVITEELEGIVEPEAIIVIEDIIRDEAEETLRYFNEHSVDVKILSGDNPVTVAEVARRAGVKNSDKYINAGMLPEDEDEFLRTVKNTAIFGRVTPHQKKRIVIALKKLGHTVAMTGDGVNDVLALKASDCGIAMANGSDATKAVAQLVLMKSDFSALPKVVEEGRKQINNVERVAELFLSKTVYSVILAFICSILMIPFPILPIQLSLVGSCTIGIPGFFLALLPSKGAVKKGFLRRVLTVSIPNGIILAAFTLGMFIMCLYRKIPLGYSRTLALLMFSGISIVILFRVARPLTKFKTILCMLMFGIILLAFLTPIGRFIFSLNRIILKYWVISLLIIGISGPCITKIVDTIRNIVNKNIKLKLAKSKVDNAD